The following proteins are co-located in the Mus caroli chromosome 7, CAROLI_EIJ_v1.1, whole genome shotgun sequence genome:
- the Sytl2 gene encoding synaptotagmin-like protein 2 isoform X10: protein MSKSVPAFLQDESDDRETDTASESSYQLRRYKKSPSSLTNLSSSSGMTSLSSASGSVMSVYSGDFGNLEVKGSVQFALDYVESLKELHVFVAQCKDLAAADVKKQRSDPYVKTYLLPDKGKMGKKKTLVMKKTLNPVYNEILRYKIERQFLKTQKLNLSVWHRDTFKRNSFLGEVELDLETWDWDSKQNKQLKWYPLKRKTAPVALETENRGEMKLALQYVPEPSPGKKLPTTGEVHIWVKECLDLPLLRGSHLNSFVKCTILPDTSRKSRQKTRAVGKTTNPVFNHTMVYDGFRPEDLMEACVELTVWDHYKLTNQFLGGLRIGFGTGKSYGTEVDWMDSTSEEIALWEKMVNSPNTWVEAMLPLRMLLIAKLSK from the exons ATGAGCAAATCCGTGCCAGCATTTCTTCAAGATGAG AGCgatgacagagaaacagacacagcatCAGAGAGCAGCTACCAGCTCAGGAGATACAAGAAGAGCCCCAGCTCATTAACCAATCTTAGCAGCTCCTCTGGCATGACGTCCTTGTCCTCT GCGAGTGGCAGTGTGATGAGCGTTTACAGTGGAGACTTTGGCAACCTAGAAGTGAAAGGAAGCGTGCAGTTTGCACTCGACTACGTGGAGTCCCTGAAAGAGCTGCATGTGTTTGTGGCCCAGTGTAAGGACTTAGCAGCAGCAGATGTTAAGAAACAGCGCTCAGATCC GTATGTAAAGACCTATCTGCTACCAGACAAAGGCAAAATGGGCAAGAAGAAGACACTCGTAATGAAGAAGACCTTGAATCCTGTATACAACGAGATATTGAGG TATAAAATTGAAAGGCAATTCTTAAAGACGCAGAAGTTGAACCTGTCCGTTTGGCATCGGGATACATTTAAGCGCAACAGCTTTCTGGGGGAGGTGGAGCTCGACCTGGAAACGTGGGATTGGGACAGCAAACAGAACAAACAGCTGAAGTGGTACCCGCTGAAGAGGAAG acagcaCCAGTTGCCCTTGAGACAGAAAACAGAGGTGAAATGAAACTAGCTCTCCAGTATGTTCCGGAACCTAGCCCTG GCAAAAAGCTTCCTACAACTGGAGAAGTCCACATCTGGGTGAAGGAATGCCTTGACCTCCCACTGTTGAGGGGCAGCCATCTAAATTCTTTTGTTAAATG TACCATCCTTCCAGATACCAGTAGAAAAAGTCGCCAGAAGACAAGAGCTGTAGGAAAAACCACCAACCCCGTCTTCAACCATACCATGGTGTATGATGGGTTCAGGCCTGAAGATCTGATGGAAGCCTGTGTAGAACTCACAGTCTGGGACCATTATAAACTAACCAACCAGTTTCTGGGAGGTCTCCGGATCGGCTTTGGAACAG GAAAAAGCTACGGGACTGAAGTGGATTGGATGGATTCGACTTCTGAGGAAATTGCTCTCTGGGAGAAGATGGTAAACTCTCCCAACACTTGGGTTGAAGCGATGCTGCCCCTCCGGATGCTTCTGATTGCCAAGCTTTCCAAGTGA
- the Ccdc89 gene encoding coiled-coil domain-containing protein 89, producing the protein MPQEKTLRMDTPPPDEILGKQNENLQNQDEELGFKEMDGLREALANLRGLSEEEKGEKAMLRSRIQEQSQLICILKRRSDEALERCQILELLNSELEEKRLQEMEKLKAQSEHVQKLENHFMILASNHEQMIRFKDAHKSENVKLKEENARLRQENNSLFSQALKDQEAKVLELTTLNKALVEELEVLKQRCAHEASKAQAREKELLGLQNQQACDHAKETEELRSQLQSIKQQHQQATEQMGKDQEANLNLNQELQARLQTVLREKEELLQLSMERGKVLQSKQAEIRQLEEKLESAAMAKKHALERFEQEAVAVDSNLRVRELQRRVDGIQKAYDELRLQSEAFKKHSLDLLSKERELNAKLRHLFP; encoded by the coding sequence ATGCCGCAGGAGAAGACTCTTAGGATGGATACCCCACCCCCCGACGAGATCCTaggaaaacaaaacgaaaacctGCAAAACCAGGATGAGGAATTAGGGTTTAAGGAAATGGACGGTCTGAGAGAAGCTTTGGCCAACCTTAGGGGACTGTCCGAGGAGGAGAAGGGCGAGAAGGCAATGCTCCGCTCCCGCATCCAAGAGCAATCCCAGCTTATCTGCATCCTGAAACGCAGATCCGACGAGGCCCTGGAACGCTGCCAAATCCTAGAACTTCTCAACTCGGAGCTGGAAGAGAAGAGGCTGCAGGAGATGGAGAAGTTGAAGGCCCAGAGTGAGCACGTCCAAAAGCTGGAGAATCACTTTATGATCCTGGCATCCAACCACGAGCAGATGATTCGCTTCAAGGATGCGCACAAGAGTGAAAACGTCAAGTTGAAGGAGGAGAAtgcgaggctgaggcaggaaaacaaCAGCCTCTTCAGCCAGGCTCTGAAAGACCAGGAGGCTAAGGTACTGGAGCTCACTACACTCAACAAGGCCCTGGTGGAGGAACTGGAGGTCTTAAAACAGAGATGCGCTCACGAAGCCAGCAAGGCTCAGGCCCGAGAGAAGGAGCTGCTGGGCCTGCAGAACCAGCAAGCCTGTGACCATGCCAAGGAGACCGAGGAGCTGCGCAGCCAGCTGCAGAGCATCAAACAGCAACACCAGCAGGCCACGGAACAGATGGGAAAGGACCAAGAGGCTAATCTTAACCTGAACCAGGAGCTGCAGGCCAGGCTGCAGACTGTCCTGCGTGAGAAAGAGGAGCTGCTGCAGCTGTCCATGGAGAGAGGCAAGGTGCTTCAGAGCAAACAGGCTGAGATCCGCCAGCTTGAGGAGAAGTTGGAGTCAGCAGCCATGGCTAAGAAGCATGCGCTGGAACGCTTTGAGCAAGAGGCAGTGGCCGTTGATAGCAACCTAAGAGTTCGCGAGCTTCAGCGCAGGGTAGATGGGATCCAGAAAGCTTACGATGAGCTGCGTCTGCAATCAGAAGCCTTCAAAAAGCACAGCCTGGATCTTTTaagcaaagagagagagcttAATGCCAAACTGCGCCATCTCTTTCCATAA